The DNA segment CAGCGCGTGCACCGCCTGACGGCCACGCTGGCCGGCGGCCTGGAACAACTGGGCTACGCGCGCACCAACGCCACCTTCTTCGATACGCTGACGCTGGAAACCGGCTTCAACACCGAAGCCCTGCACGCTTCGGCCACCGCGCGGGGCATCAACCTGCGCCACGCCGGTGCCACCCGCATCGGCATCTCGCTGGACGAGACCGCCTCGCGCGAGGACGTCGTCGCCCTGCTGGAAATCTTCGCCCACGGCAAGCCGGTGCCCAGCTTCGATGCACTCGAAGCCGCCGCGCAAGACGCGTTCCCGGCCGGCCTGGCGCGCCAGAGCGCCTACCTGACGCACCCGGTGTTCAACACGCACCACGCCGAGCACGAAATGCTGCGCTACCTGCGCATGCTGGCCGACAAGGACCTGGCGCTGGACCGCACCATGATCCCGCTGGGCTCGTGCACCATGAAGCTCAACGCCACCAGCGAAATGATCCCGGTGACGTGGCCCGAATTCAGCAAGATCCACCCGTTCGCGCCGCTGGACCAGACGGTCGGCTACCGCGAGATGATCGACCAGCTCGAAGCCATGCTGTGCGCCGCCACCGGCTACGCCGCGGTCAGCCTGCAGCCCAATGCCGGCTCGCAAGGCGAGTACGCCGGCCTGCTGATCATCCATGCGTACCACGCCAGCCGTGGCGAAAGCCACCGCGACATCTGCCTGATCCCGTCCTCCGCGCACGGCACCAACCCGGCGTCGGCACAGATGGCTGGCATGAAGGTGGTGGTGGTGGCCTGTGACGAGAACGGCAACGTCGACCTGGAAGACCTGGCGAAGAAGGCCGAGCAGCACAGCAAGAACCTCGCCGCGATCATGATCACCTACCCGTCCACGCACGGCGTATTCGAGCAGGGCGTGCAGCAGATCTGCGACATCGTGCACAAGCACGGTGGCCAGGTCTACGTGGACGGAGCCAACATGAACGCCATGGTCGGCACCGCCGCGCCGGGCCAGTTCGGTGGCGACGTGTCCCACCTGAACCTGCACAAGACCTTCTGCATCCCCCACGGCGGTGGCGGCCCGGGCGTTGGCCCGGTGGCGGTCGGCGCGCATCTGGCAGACTTCCTGCCCAACCAGGACAGCGTGGGCTATCGCCGCGACGACCAGGGCATCGGCGGCGTGTCCGCCGCGCCGTTCGGCTCGGCCAGCATCCTGCCGATCTCGTGGATGTACATCGCCATGATGGGCTCGGCCGGCCTGACCGCCGCCACCGAGAACGCCATCCTGGCCGCCAACTATGTGGCGCGCCGCCTGTCGCCGCACTTCCCCGTGCTCTACACCGGCCAGCACGGCCTGGTGGCGCACGAGTGCATCCTGGACGTACGCGCGCTGCAGAAGACCACCGGCATCTCCAACGAGGACGTGGCCAAGCGCCTGATGGACTACGGCTTCCACGCCCCCACCATGAGCTTCCCGGTGCCGGGCACGCTGATGATCGAGCCGACCGAGAGCGAGGCCCTGCATGAGCTGGACCGCTTTATCGACGCGATGATCGCCATCCGCGCCGAGATCGCCCGCGTGGAAGACGGCACCTTCGACCGCGAGGACAACCCGCTGAAGAATGCACCGCACACCGCCGCGGTGATCACCGCCGACGTGTGGGAACACAAGTACACGCGCCAGGAAGCCGCCTACCCGGTGGCCGCGCTGCGCACGCAGAAGTACTGGCCGCCCGTTGGCCGTGCGGACAACGTGTACGGCGACCGCAACCTG comes from the Cupriavidus basilensis genome and includes:
- the gcvP gene encoding aminomethyl-transferring glycine dehydrogenase, translating into MNAPLPMTAAQVARPTLAELEARDAFASRHIGPDAAEQQHMLKVLGYDNRAALIDAVIPAAIRRRDGMPLGEFTAPLTEEAALAKLRGLASKNRVLKSFIGQGYYNTLTPGVVLRNIFENPAWYTAYTPYQPEISQGRLEAMLNFQQMVTDLTGLDIANASMLDEGTAAAEAMTLLQRVNKHASTTFYVADDVLPQTLEVVRTRALPLGIEVKVGPAAEAAGAHAFGVLLQYPGVNGDVADYRAIADAVHAAGGLVVAAADLLALTLIAAPGEWGADVAVGNSQRFGVPLGFGGPHAGYMAVKDAFKRSMPGRLVGVTIDAQGNKAYRLALQTREQHIRREKATSNICTAQVLLAVMASMYAVYHGPQGLKRIAQRVHRLTATLAGGLEQLGYARTNATFFDTLTLETGFNTEALHASATARGINLRHAGATRIGISLDETASREDVVALLEIFAHGKPVPSFDALEAAAQDAFPAGLARQSAYLTHPVFNTHHAEHEMLRYLRMLADKDLALDRTMIPLGSCTMKLNATSEMIPVTWPEFSKIHPFAPLDQTVGYREMIDQLEAMLCAATGYAAVSLQPNAGSQGEYAGLLIIHAYHASRGESHRDICLIPSSAHGTNPASAQMAGMKVVVVACDENGNVDLEDLAKKAEQHSKNLAAIMITYPSTHGVFEQGVQQICDIVHKHGGQVYVDGANMNAMVGTAAPGQFGGDVSHLNLHKTFCIPHGGGGPGVGPVAVGAHLADFLPNQDSVGYRRDDQGIGGVSAAPFGSASILPISWMYIAMMGSAGLTAATENAILAANYVARRLSPHFPVLYTGQHGLVAHECILDVRALQKTTGISNEDVAKRLMDYGFHAPTMSFPVPGTLMIEPTESEALHELDRFIDAMIAIRAEIARVEDGTFDREDNPLKNAPHTAAVITADVWEHKYTRQEAAYPVAALRTQKYWPPVGRADNVYGDRNLFCACVPMSEYAQE